The genome window GCGCCCACCAGATGCAGCACCTGCTCATCGCCGGGCGTCAGGTGCTTGAGGCGGGTCCGGACAGCCACACCGCTGGGGCCGGACGCGACGAACGGCTCCGCCGCACTCCTCAGCCCACCCACCCCGTCTCCCCCTCCCGATGCCACCGAAGAACCCTGCCGCCATGACAAACGAACACCACCCAGGTAGGTCACACATTCGATGAGAGAACGTCAGTTCCCAGCTGAAACCGGCCCCACGACCGAGGCACGGGACACGACACCGACCTCCAGCACTCACTCCCACTCCCCACAACGTTCTTGAACACACTCCAGCGACATCAGCTCCAAACCCCACGGCAGACCCCGTACGACGGACAAGGACTCCTTATGGCCGACAAGATCGCCCTCACCCCGAAGACCCACACCGCACCCCCCGCGAAGTTCTCCCACGGAGTCAGGAAGGGCAACTTCCTCCAGGTCGCGGGCCAGGTCGGCTTCCTCCCCGCCGTTGAGGGTGAGCCCCCCACCCTTGCCGGCCCCTCCCTCCGCGAACAGACCCTCCAGACCCTTGCCAACGTCCAGGCGATCCTGGAAGAGGGCGGCGCCACCTGGGACGACGTGATGATGATCCGCGTCTACCTCACGGACGTGGACCACTTCGCCGAGATGAACGCGCTTTACAACGAGTACCTCGAACAACACCTCACCACGGCCCCGGCCGCCCGCACCACCGTCTACGTGGGCCTCCCGGTCGGCCTGCTGATCGAGATCGACGCACTGGCGGTCCTGGACAACTGAGGGTTCACACCCGCGCCCCTCAGGGGCGCGGGGAACTGCGCGAGCGACCAGACTTCGAGGCAGCGGAGGTATGAGCGTGTTCGTCTGAACGTCGTGAAACCCAGATACGGACATATGCCCGGCCCGACTGTTCCCGGCACAGGATCGTCGACCATACTGCCCGCTGTGGAGCAGCGCATCGGTTCGAACACCCAGCCCCTGGCCGCCGCGGCGGTCGACCCGTCGCACATCCCCGGACTCACGGCACCGGTGTCCGTGAAGAAGGAGAAGCAGGAGGAGCCGGAGGACACGGAATCCACCGAACCGGCAGCGGAAGCGGACGCCGAATCCGACGCGAAAGCCGAAGCCAAAGCCGATGGCGAAGCCGAGACCGAAGCTGACGGTGTAGCCGAAGCCGAAGCCGAAGCCGAAGCCGAAGCCGAAGCCGAAGCCGAAGCCGAGACCGAAGCTGACGGTGAAGCCGAAGCCGAAGCCGAGACCGACGCGGAACCCGACGGCGAAGCCGAAGCCGAAGACAAATCCGACGCGGAAGCAGGCGCGGAAGCAGGCGCGGAAGCCGACGAGGGCACCGACGCGGAAGCCCCCGCCGACGCCCCCGCCGACGCCCCCGTCTTCGAGGCCTCCGACCGTCGCGCGAAGATCACCGCGGACAGCGACGGCGTACGGCTGCGTCTGGACGACCAGGAGTGCGAGTTCACCTGGGACGAGATCGGCGCGATCGAGACGGAGTCCCCCCGCTTCGGCAAGCGCTTCACGATCACCGTCCACACCCCGGACCGCCGCTGGTACTTCCTGGAGATCGAGGCCAAGGCCAAGTCCGAACACGCGACTTGGGAGAAGCAGATCGACGAGGTACTGGACGCGTACTTCGACGACGGTGCCGACAAGGAAGAGCCCGAGGACAGTGCCCCGTAGGGGGCGCGGGGAACTGCGCGACCAGCCACTACGGTCCCGCAGTTCCCCCCCCACAGAAGTCCCCGAGCTCTCACCGGCTCAAGCGGCGCAGCCTACGCGCAGTACTGCGCTTCCTTGCCGATCGACCGATACATGCAGTCCGAGTTCTCCAGCAACTGCAACACCGCGTCCCGGTTCCGCGCGGTCTCCCGGGCGATCACCTCGTCGGGCGGATAGAACCCGCCCCCGGACGCCGACCCCGGATACATCTCGAACGTGTACCCGAAGATCTTCTGGTTGCCCCACAGCCAGTCGTCGATCGACCCGTCCGTGATGTAGAGGTCACTGGACTGCTCGGGCGTGTACCCGTTGCTCGCGGCCATCTTCCCGCCGACCGTCGCGAACGCGTTCCGGTCGTCCGCCGTCATCCCGGTCGCCGTGTCGGCGGTCGTGTACCCGAACGGCCACAGCACCAGCTCGCTGTACGTGTGGAAGTCGATGCCGGTCCTGATCTGCTGGACCCCGCCGACGACCCGGCTGCGCACGAAGTTGGCGACGACCTTCACCTCGGGCGCCGACTCGGCCGACGCACCACGGTAGGTGTCCGAGGACGTCGACCCGGACGAACCGCCGCAGCAGCCCCAGCGGTAGTTCCAGTTGCGGTTCAGGTCGGTGCCGACGGCCGTCGAACCGCTGTTGGGCTGCCGGTTCTTGCGCCACGAGCGGTACGAGCCGGTGGCGACGTCGTACTCGCCGCCGTCCGGGTTGACGTCCGGGATGATCCAGATCTCGCGGTTGTTCACCATGTTGGTGACGCGGGAGTCGGTCCCGTAGTCGGAGGTCAGCTCGTTGAGGAGATAGAGCGCCATCTCGACGGTGAGGTGCTCACGGGCGTGCTGGTGGTGGGTGAACAGCACCTCGGGCTCGGCCTCGTCGGTGCCGACGTTGTCGCTGATCTTGATGGCGACGATGTTCCGGCCCTGGTACGTCGTCCCGATGACCCGCTGGCTGGCGATCGAACTGTTCGCCGCGACCACGGAGTTGATCTCCGTCGTCATCTCCGCGTAGTTGTGGTAGCGGGAGTCGGCGGACGGGAAGTCGAAGAGCCGGACGTCGTCCTCGCCGTTCGAGCGGTCGGGGACCGCGCCGAGCGGGGTGATCTCGTAGCCCTGCTGCTTCAGCTTCTTGATCTGGTCCGCGCGGCCGGAGACGAACACCGAGTGGTCGTCGGCGTCGTCCACGGTCACCCCGGCCTGCTGGAGCGCCGTACGGGACTTGCTGTCCGAGTGCATATGGACCTCGTACTGGCGGATGTCGTCCGCCGAGGCCTTGGGCCGCTCGGCGCTGGTCGCGGTCGCGTCCGTGGTGGTCGCGGCGACCGGGGCGGCGAGCGCCAGCGCCAGCACGGTGGCGAGGCCGGCGCTGCGGCGGCGGGATCTGCGGCCGGGTGAGCCGAGGGAGCCGGGGGAGCCGGGCGCGCCCGGCGCCGCCGCCCTGCCGCGTATGCGGAGTCGCATGAAGTCTCCTATTTTCTCCAGGGATTCCGGGGTCTCCGGAAACGGGGAGTGGAGCGGGGGGTGGATCCTTGCGACGTGCCTTGGGCCGGCCGATGACCGTGGGGGTGATCGGCAGACCCTGGGCCGTGTCCGCGAAGTCCCGTCTGCTCCGCGACGCCTGGCACGCACTCCCGACGCACCGGACGAAAGCCCAAGTACTCCAGTACGAGGGCTTTCGCCCGGCACGCCGAGAGCACGCACCGGACGCCGCGGAGCCCGCCCTCCGGGCGGACGACGGGACTTTGCGGACACGACCCGGTGCGGGTGTGGCGCTCATGGTCCGGGTCTGGCATGACCAGGTCAAGAGTGAGGGGGGAGTTCACGGCGTGCGCAAGCCGTACACAACCGCGTACACGACCGCGTACACGCCATCGGTCGCTTACCTGCCCAATTGCGGACGTACCTGGACGGGAAACAGGTATATGCACGGCAGGAAACGGGTATTCCTCCCCGTGTGCCGCGTACGTGCCGACGGCAACCCTGGAAGCATGCTGCAACTCTCCGGGGGTCTCCTTCCGGATTCCGGCCCCCATTTCGCCTCGTACCCCCAACCGCCCATGGGTGCGGGCCACTTGAGCGTCGAGTACGACCCCCGTCCCACCGCCGCCGCGCAGGCCCGCGCGCAGGTGCGCAGGCAGTTGGAGGGATGGGGACTGCTCGACCAGACCGACACGGCGGAGCTGTTGGTGAGCGAGCTGGTCACCAACGCGCTGGTGCACGCGGAGAGCCGACTGAAGCTGACACTGTCGGCCTCGCACGGTGTGCTCCGCTGCGAGGTGTCGGACACGGACGGCCGCCCGCCCCGGGTCCGCCGGGCGACGGAGATATCGGAGAGCGGCAGGGGGATGTTCCTGGTCGACGCGCTGGCCGGGCGCTGGGGCTGTCACCAGGACGGGCCGGGCAAGACGGTCTGGTTCGAACTGGGCACGTGCGAGGTGGCGGGCTGCGGCGGCCGATAGCTCCGTCGGCTCCGATAGCTCCGTCGGGCCGTCGTCCGCCTGCCGCGCCGTCGTCACTGGTCGCGCGGTTCCCCGCGTCCCTGACGGGGCGCGGCGCATGCCCTCTTGTCTGTCCGTGGGCTTTGGGGTTTCTTGACCTTCATGGCGGACACCACGGGAAACCCCACTGACACCCCGGCAACATTCGACATCAACCCCCCACCCCGTAAATCCAGTTGGAAGTACATCGGCCCCGGCATCGTCGTCGCCGCGACCGGTGTCGGCGCCGGCGACCTCGTCGCGACCCTGATCGCGGGCAGCAACTTCGGCTACACCCTGCTGTGGGCGGCTGTCCTCGGCTGCCTCGTCAAGATCTCGCTCGCCGAGGCCGCCGGCCGCTGGCATCTGTCCACCGGCCGTACCCTCTTCGACGGCTGGGCGAGCCTCGGCCGCTGGACGACATGGTTCTTCGTCGTCTACGTCGTGATCTGGGGCTTCGTGTACGGAGCCGCCGCGATGTCGTCCAGCGCCCTGCCCCTCCAGGCCCTGTTCCCCGACGTCATGGACCTGAAGTGGTGGGCCGTCCTGTGCGGCCTGAGCGGTCTGGTCTTCGTCTGGTTCAACAAGTACGAGGTCTTCGAGAAG of Streptomyces phaeolivaceus contains these proteins:
- a CDS encoding RidA family protein, producing MADKIALTPKTHTAPPAKFSHGVRKGNFLQVAGQVGFLPAVEGEPPTLAGPSLREQTLQTLANVQAILEEGGATWDDVMMIRVYLTDVDHFAEMNALYNEYLEQHLTTAPAARTTVYVGLPVGLLIEIDALAVLDN
- a CDS encoding M14 family metallopeptidase; protein product: MRLRIRGRAAAPGAPGSPGSLGSPGRRSRRRSAGLATVLALALAAPVAATTTDATATSAERPKASADDIRQYEVHMHSDSKSRTALQQAGVTVDDADDHSVFVSGRADQIKKLKQQGYEITPLGAVPDRSNGEDDVRLFDFPSADSRYHNYAEMTTEINSVVAANSSIASQRVIGTTYQGRNIVAIKISDNVGTDEAEPEVLFTHHQHAREHLTVEMALYLLNELTSDYGTDSRVTNMVNNREIWIIPDVNPDGGEYDVATGSYRSWRKNRQPNSGSTAVGTDLNRNWNYRWGCCGGSSGSTSSDTYRGASAESAPEVKVVANFVRSRVVGGVQQIRTGIDFHTYSELVLWPFGYTTADTATGMTADDRNAFATVGGKMAASNGYTPEQSSDLYITDGSIDDWLWGNQKIFGYTFEMYPGSASGGGFYPPDEVIARETARNRDAVLQLLENSDCMYRSIGKEAQYCA
- a CDS encoding ATP-binding protein, whose amino-acid sequence is MGAGHLSVEYDPRPTAAAQARAQVRRQLEGWGLLDQTDTAELLVSELVTNALVHAESRLKLTLSASHGVLRCEVSDTDGRPPRVRRATEISESGRGMFLVDALAGRWGCHQDGPGKTVWFELGTCEVAGCGGR